Proteins from one Arthrobacter sp. DNA4 genomic window:
- a CDS encoding Tat pathway signal protein: protein MDSNQKDPKEDPETGPAPDGSTGAGSTAKPPPWQVPKPDLRPELLNEPVTPVDPFAREREKQLNQAAARKKRSQRRTVVVGLGVTALLVSTITAVVASNEDDPEYAQVCFNDETGERVADSSCDSSAGRSGGIYAWYFYSRGASVPPIGQNRSTAPNYTRSVPTGAKASTGYSSKGGTVSRGGFGSSAKSGSSGGGGKVSGG, encoded by the coding sequence GTGGACTCGAACCAGAAAGACCCAAAAGAGGATCCGGAGACCGGGCCGGCACCCGACGGCAGCACTGGCGCCGGCAGCACCGCCAAGCCACCGCCCTGGCAGGTCCCCAAGCCGGACCTGCGTCCCGAGCTCCTCAATGAACCCGTCACCCCCGTCGATCCGTTTGCACGCGAGCGGGAGAAGCAGCTCAACCAGGCCGCGGCCCGCAAGAAGCGCTCCCAGCGGCGAACCGTGGTGGTGGGCCTCGGCGTGACCGCGCTCCTGGTAAGCACCATCACGGCGGTGGTGGCCAGCAATGAGGATGACCCCGAGTACGCACAGGTCTGTTTCAACGACGAAACCGGCGAGCGCGTGGCGGACAGCAGCTGTGACAGTTCCGCCGGGCGCAGCGGCGGCATCTACGCCTGGTACTTCTATTCCCGCGGGGCGAGCGTTCCGCCCATCGGCCAGAACAGGTCCACCGCGCCAAACTACACGCGCAGCGTCCCCACTGGCGCCAAGGCGTCCACGGGTTACAGCAGCAAGGGCGGCACGGTCAGCCGCGGCGGGTTCGGTTCAAGCGCCAAGAGCGGTTCAAGCGGCGGCGGCGGCAAGGTCTCGGGAGGCTGA
- a CDS encoding cystathionine gamma-synthase: protein MTASENQGFNTRAVHAGQAFEPRTGAVVPPLHFSSTYAQDGIGGLRSGYEYGRGGNPTRDALQEQLAALELGTHAYSFSSGLAAEDALIRALTRPGDHIVLGNDAYGGTYRLISRVLGDWGIGNTPVDMANLDRVRRAVAAHKTRFVWVETPSNPLMKITDIVALADIAHDAGALLVVDNTFASPYLQNPLALGADVVVHSTTKYIGGHSDVVGGAVVVKDEELAEKIGFVQFAVGAVSGPMDAFLTTRGLKTLGVRMDRHSENGQAVAEWLLERPEVEAVLYPGLPGHPGHELAKSQMRKFGGMVSVQFKGGEAAARKVAESTSVFTLAESLGGIESLMNYPSEMTHASVKGTELAVPVNLLRLSCGIEDKEDLIADLDQAFSNIP, encoded by the coding sequence ATGACTGCCTCTGAAAACCAGGGTTTCAACACCCGCGCCGTCCACGCCGGCCAGGCCTTCGAGCCCCGCACGGGAGCAGTGGTCCCGCCGCTGCACTTCAGCTCCACCTACGCGCAGGACGGCATCGGCGGCCTGCGCAGCGGCTATGAGTACGGGCGCGGCGGCAACCCGACACGGGACGCGCTCCAGGAACAGCTCGCGGCACTGGAGCTGGGCACGCACGCCTACAGTTTCAGCTCCGGGCTCGCCGCGGAGGACGCCCTGATCCGCGCGCTGACCCGCCCCGGGGACCACATTGTGTTGGGCAACGACGCCTACGGCGGCACCTACCGGCTCATCAGCCGTGTCCTGGGCGACTGGGGGATCGGCAACACACCGGTGGACATGGCCAACCTGGACAGGGTCCGCCGTGCGGTGGCTGCGCACAAGACCCGGTTCGTATGGGTGGAGACGCCGTCCAACCCGCTGATGAAGATCACCGACATTGTGGCGCTCGCCGACATAGCGCACGACGCCGGGGCCCTCCTGGTGGTCGACAACACCTTCGCGTCGCCCTACCTGCAGAACCCGCTCGCCCTGGGTGCCGACGTGGTGGTCCATTCCACCACGAAGTACATTGGCGGCCACTCCGACGTGGTGGGTGGCGCCGTCGTGGTCAAGGACGAGGAACTGGCCGAGAAGATCGGCTTCGTCCAGTTCGCGGTGGGGGCCGTGTCCGGCCCCATGGACGCCTTCCTGACCACCCGCGGACTCAAGACGCTCGGCGTCCGGATGGACCGGCACAGCGAGAACGGCCAGGCCGTGGCCGAGTGGCTGCTGGAGCGCCCGGAGGTGGAGGCCGTCCTCTACCCGGGCCTGCCAGGCCACCCCGGCCATGAGCTGGCCAAATCCCAGATGCGCAAGTTCGGCGGCATGGTGTCCGTGCAGTTCAAGGGCGGTGAAGCCGCTGCCCGCAAGGTGGCCGAGTCTACGTCCGTGTTCACGCTGGCGGAGTCCCTGGGCGGGATCGAATCGCTCATGAACTACCCGTCGGAGATGACGCACGCGTCCGTCAAGGGCACGGAGCTGGCCGTCCCGGTAAACCTGCTGCGCCTGTCCTGCGGCATCGAGGACAAGGAAGACCTGATCGCGGACCTGGACCAGGCCTTCTCGAATATCCCGTAA
- a CDS encoding helix-turn-helix domain-containing protein: MPLRSDWSQRNCSMARGLDILGDPWSILVLREVFFGNGRFDAMKSRLEVADSVLTKRLAGLVESGLLEKKAYDDGGRTRQEYVLTPKGEDVLPVLNAVTIWAEKHLPAPSDQAHLHVIHSGCGKATSSADTCTECGERLTAANTSWHSRARSEEPIRLSTASGKGTAA; encoded by the coding sequence ATGCCTCTTCGATCCGACTGGTCCCAACGCAACTGCAGCATGGCCCGCGGCCTGGACATCCTGGGTGACCCCTGGTCCATCCTGGTCCTGCGGGAGGTCTTCTTCGGCAACGGGCGCTTCGACGCCATGAAGAGCCGGCTGGAGGTGGCGGACTCGGTCCTCACGAAGCGGCTGGCAGGCCTGGTTGAGTCCGGACTGCTGGAGAAAAAGGCGTACGACGACGGCGGGCGCACCCGCCAGGAGTACGTCCTCACACCCAAAGGTGAGGACGTACTGCCGGTCCTGAACGCGGTGACCATCTGGGCGGAGAAGCATTTGCCGGCACCGTCGGATCAGGCGCATCTCCACGTCATCCATTCCGGCTGCGGAAAAGCCACCAGTTCGGCGGACACCTGCACCGAATGCGGGGAGCGGCTGACCGCGGCGAACACCAGCTGGCACAGCCGCGCCCGTTCCGAGGAGCCCATCCGGCTGTCCACCGCTTCCGGGAAAGGAACGGCCGCGTGA
- a CDS encoding MOSC domain-containing protein → MEPGSVLAVCRVHQLLGDQGSVGVTAIDKRPADGPVKVHKLGLRGDIQANRAHHGGEDQAVYAYSQADADFWSGALGRELPPGIFGENLRVSGIEATHAVIGERWTVGSGVELEVTSPRTPCATFQRRMKEPQWVKRFTDEGRVGTYLRVVRTGSIQAGDTIERTFVPSHGVTIGQWFSEPDAGIIAALRGAEADGEIRLQDEYHTKFEVLLRRLGR, encoded by the coding sequence ATGGAACCAGGTTCAGTGCTTGCCGTCTGCCGCGTCCACCAGCTCCTGGGAGACCAGGGCAGCGTGGGTGTCACGGCCATCGACAAGCGCCCGGCCGATGGTCCGGTCAAAGTGCACAAGCTGGGCCTGCGCGGGGACATCCAGGCCAACAGGGCACACCACGGCGGGGAGGACCAGGCCGTCTACGCCTATTCCCAGGCCGACGCAGACTTCTGGTCCGGCGCTTTGGGGCGGGAGCTGCCGCCGGGCATCTTCGGTGAGAACCTGCGGGTCTCCGGCATCGAGGCCACCCACGCGGTGATCGGGGAGCGCTGGACGGTGGGCTCCGGCGTCGAACTCGAAGTCACGTCGCCGCGCACCCCCTGCGCCACGTTCCAGCGGCGGATGAAGGAACCGCAGTGGGTGAAGCGGTTCACCGACGAGGGGCGGGTGGGGACTTACCTGCGGGTGGTCCGCACCGGCAGCATCCAGGCCGGGGACACCATTGAACGGACGTTCGTCCCGAGCCACGGCGTCACCATAGGCCAGTGGTTCAGTGAGCCGGATGCGGGCATCATTGCGGCCCTCCGCGGAGCAGAGGCCGACGGCGAGATCCGGCTCCAGGATGAGTACCACACCAAGTTCGAGGTACTGCTGCGGCGGCTGGGACGGTAG
- a CDS encoding APC family permease, with protein MSTDISTAGSQGGGAGTPVPAKGLRAGILDLGDSVMLGLASTAPVYSLAATLGLIVAVNGNYTPLILLLGFIPVLFIAYAFRELNSAIPDCGTTFTWSRQAFGPWAGWLGGWGVALAGIVVLANLAQVAGQYLWLLVGDGSLAQNKLLVTGTGLLFIVLMTLVNYRGIRLGEHVQRVLTYVQYIALGIFALAIVMRIVGGAPEGQAFDFDWFNPVGAFADPGAVVHGALLALFIYWGWDTCLAVNEETEDPSTTPGRGAVISAFVLVAIYVSVALLVMMYATVGSEGIGLGNEANQDDVFLAMKDVVLGPWGWLIVVAVLASVLSSTQTTILPTARGTLSMGVHGALPAKFGEVHPRNQTPGFSTKVMGTAAAAYYVAMSFLSENLLADSISAISLFIAFYYALTGFACFWYFRGTLRDSARNLWFRGILPLAGALLLTAAFFISAVQMWDPAYGDTQIFGIGGAFVSGVVLLAIGVVLAALCRFLPATRGYFLVKK; from the coding sequence ATGAGCACGGATATTTCGACGGCGGGAAGCCAGGGCGGCGGGGCCGGCACCCCGGTGCCGGCCAAGGGTCTGCGGGCCGGGATCCTGGACCTGGGCGACTCCGTGATGCTGGGGCTCGCATCCACCGCCCCGGTGTACTCGCTGGCTGCCACCCTGGGCCTGATTGTTGCCGTCAACGGCAACTACACTCCCCTGATCCTGCTGCTGGGCTTCATCCCGGTCCTCTTCATCGCCTACGCCTTCCGCGAGCTCAACAGCGCCATTCCTGACTGCGGCACCACGTTCACCTGGTCCCGGCAGGCCTTCGGCCCGTGGGCCGGGTGGCTGGGCGGCTGGGGTGTGGCGCTGGCCGGGATCGTGGTCCTGGCCAACCTGGCGCAGGTGGCGGGCCAGTACCTCTGGCTGCTGGTGGGTGACGGGTCACTGGCACAGAACAAGCTGCTGGTCACCGGAACGGGCCTGCTGTTCATCGTGCTGATGACCCTGGTGAACTACCGCGGGATCCGGCTGGGCGAGCACGTCCAGCGCGTCCTCACGTATGTCCAGTACATTGCGCTGGGCATCTTTGCGCTGGCCATCGTCATGCGGATCGTGGGCGGGGCGCCCGAGGGCCAGGCTTTCGACTTCGACTGGTTCAACCCGGTGGGCGCTTTTGCCGACCCCGGCGCCGTGGTGCACGGCGCCCTCCTTGCCTTGTTCATCTACTGGGGCTGGGACACCTGCCTGGCGGTCAACGAGGAAACCGAGGACCCGTCCACGACTCCGGGCCGGGGCGCGGTCATCTCCGCTTTCGTGCTGGTGGCCATCTATGTTTCGGTGGCGCTGCTGGTGATGATGTACGCCACCGTGGGGTCCGAGGGCATCGGCCTGGGCAATGAGGCCAATCAGGACGACGTGTTCCTGGCCATGAAGGATGTGGTGCTGGGGCCGTGGGGCTGGCTGATCGTCGTCGCGGTCCTCGCCTCCGTCCTGTCCTCCACGCAGACCACCATCCTCCCGACCGCCCGCGGCACCCTGTCCATGGGCGTCCACGGCGCCCTGCCGGCGAAGTTCGGCGAGGTGCACCCGCGCAACCAGACCCCGGGTTTTTCCACCAAGGTGATGGGTACCGCCGCGGCCGCCTACTACGTGGCCATGAGCTTCCTCAGTGAAAACCTGCTGGCGGACTCCATCAGCGCCATCAGCCTGTTCATCGCGTTCTACTACGCCCTGACCGGCTTCGCCTGCTTCTGGTACTTCCGCGGAACGCTCCGGGACTCGGCCCGCAACCTCTGGTTCCGCGGCATCCTCCCGCTCGCCGGCGCGCTGCTGCTGACCGCGGCGTTCTTCATCTCGGCCGTCCAGATGTGGGACCCGGCCTACGGCGACACCCAGATCTTCGGCATCGGCGGTGCCTTCGTGAGCGGTGTGGTGCTGCTGGCGATCGGCGTGGTGCTCGCCGCCCTCTGCCGGTTCCTGCCCGCCACCCGCGGCTACTTCCTGGTAAAGAAATGA
- a CDS encoding glutathionylspermidine synthase family protein, which produces MKRLLSEPRPGWKQKIEEQGLVFSTTTMDDGRRIEYWNESAYYEFTMDEVETLELAAEDMHRMCLEAAKFLATGAMGSIGIGPQALELAAESLQAADVDVYGRFDFIYDGQGGPAKMLEYNADTPTGLIEAAVAQWFWLQDVHPEKDQWNGIHEALIRQWKKFQYRTGMSTLHVAHSEVEESGEDWMTAAYMRDVASQAGWTTIGINMSDIGWDPNLNRFVDLDNFMISTIFKLYPWELMMKEEFGPRLLERAHNPRWVEPAWKMLLSNKALLAALWHLYPDHPNLLPAYLTDPGPLKEWVAKPLHGREGDNIRIHADGLKLEQPGGYGREGWCYQQYHPLPDFDGNRPVLGLWVVDGESVGCGIRESDGPVTDYFCRFVPNTIDAPAPLSAVADSTKAGITL; this is translated from the coding sequence ATGAAACGGTTGTTGTCTGAGCCCCGGCCGGGCTGGAAGCAGAAGATCGAAGAGCAGGGCCTGGTCTTCTCCACCACCACCATGGATGACGGGCGCAGGATCGAGTACTGGAACGAATCGGCGTACTACGAGTTCACCATGGACGAGGTGGAAACGCTCGAGCTCGCCGCCGAGGACATGCACCGGATGTGCCTGGAAGCGGCGAAGTTCCTGGCCACCGGCGCCATGGGCAGCATCGGCATCGGACCCCAGGCCCTGGAGCTCGCCGCGGAATCCCTGCAGGCCGCCGACGTGGACGTGTACGGCCGGTTCGACTTTATCTATGACGGCCAGGGCGGCCCCGCCAAGATGCTCGAATACAACGCGGACACCCCCACCGGGCTCATCGAGGCCGCTGTGGCCCAATGGTTCTGGCTGCAGGACGTCCACCCGGAAAAGGACCAGTGGAACGGCATTCACGAGGCCCTGATCCGGCAGTGGAAGAAGTTCCAGTACCGCACGGGCATGAGCACGTTGCACGTTGCCCATTCGGAAGTTGAGGAATCCGGGGAGGACTGGATGACCGCCGCCTACATGCGTGACGTCGCCAGCCAGGCCGGATGGACCACCATCGGCATCAACATGTCCGATATCGGGTGGGACCCCAACCTGAACCGCTTCGTGGACCTGGACAATTTCATGATCAGCACCATCTTCAAGCTCTACCCCTGGGAGCTGATGATGAAGGAGGAGTTCGGCCCCCGCCTCCTGGAGCGGGCCCACAACCCGCGCTGGGTGGAACCGGCCTGGAAAATGCTGCTCTCCAACAAGGCCCTGCTCGCCGCGCTGTGGCACCTGTACCCCGACCACCCCAACCTGCTGCCGGCGTACCTCACGGACCCGGGTCCGTTGAAGGAATGGGTGGCCAAGCCCCTGCATGGCCGCGAGGGCGACAACATCCGCATTCACGCGGACGGCCTCAAGCTGGAGCAGCCCGGCGGGTACGGCCGGGAGGGCTGGTGCTACCAGCAGTACCATCCGCTCCCGGACTTCGACGGCAACCGTCCGGTCCTGGGCCTGTGGGTGGTGGACGGCGAGTCCGTGGGCTGCGGCATCCGTGAATCGGACGGCCCGGTCACGGACTACTTCTGCCGCTTTGTGCCCAACACCATTGACGCGCCGGCCCCGCTTTCGGCGGTGGCCGACTCCACCAAGGCAGGTATCACCTTATGA
- a CDS encoding SLC13 family permease, with amino-acid sequence MKQFAWLRATRSYLLPGATLAAGVATLASGVLPVPAFGDLASRTIPILAFVLAMSLVTELVDEAGLFRVVTDRLAALGRGRVFLLWLLVVAVATVSTVFLSLDTTAVLVTPVVVLLAVHARIPPLPFALTSIWLANTASLLLPVSNLTNLLAQDRLGLSPLRFAGLVWAPALVGLLVPLGLLWLAFRRDLRGTYGPQPAHPIRDRTLLKAAGITLVVLLPALVSGLPVQYPALAAAAVLVAVFLRRRPSALRWSMVPWRPLMLTVGLFMLLEALHAHGLTSLLAGVAGTGESLPALLQLAGLGAGAANAANNLPAYLALEPVAGSPARLAALLIGVNLGPLVTPWASLATLLWHERLRVLNVPIRWGGFAAAGLLAVALTVPLAVLALWAVSGMP; translated from the coding sequence GTGAAGCAGTTCGCATGGCTGAGAGCCACCCGCAGCTACCTGCTGCCCGGCGCAACCCTGGCAGCAGGCGTGGCCACCCTGGCATCCGGTGTGCTGCCCGTTCCCGCGTTCGGGGACCTGGCGTCCCGGACCATTCCCATCCTGGCCTTCGTGCTGGCCATGTCCCTGGTCACCGAGCTCGTGGACGAAGCAGGGCTGTTCCGGGTGGTGACGGACCGCTTGGCCGCACTGGGCCGGGGCCGCGTATTCCTCCTGTGGCTCCTGGTGGTGGCAGTGGCAACGGTGTCCACCGTGTTCCTGTCCCTGGATACGACGGCGGTGCTGGTGACACCGGTGGTGGTCCTGTTGGCCGTCCATGCCCGGATCCCGCCGTTGCCTTTCGCGCTGACCAGCATCTGGCTGGCCAATACCGCGTCCCTGCTGCTGCCGGTGTCCAACCTGACCAACCTCCTGGCGCAGGACCGGCTGGGCCTGAGCCCCTTGCGCTTCGCCGGGCTGGTTTGGGCTCCGGCCCTGGTTGGCCTGCTGGTCCCCCTTGGCCTGCTGTGGCTGGCGTTCCGGCGGGACCTGCGCGGAACGTACGGACCGCAACCGGCCCATCCCATCCGCGACCGGACCCTGCTTAAAGCCGCAGGGATCACGCTGGTGGTCCTGTTGCCTGCACTGGTGTCCGGACTTCCGGTCCAGTACCCGGCGCTCGCCGCCGCCGCCGTCCTGGTGGCGGTCTTCCTCCGGCGCCGGCCCTCCGCCCTGCGGTGGTCCATGGTCCCGTGGCGGCCGCTGATGCTGACGGTGGGGCTGTTCATGCTGCTGGAAGCCCTGCACGCGCACGGCCTCACGTCCCTGCTGGCGGGTGTGGCCGGAACCGGGGAGAGCCTGCCCGCACTCCTGCAGCTGGCCGGGCTGGGCGCCGGTGCGGCCAACGCTGCCAACAACCTCCCCGCCTACCTGGCACTGGAACCGGTGGCGGGTTCACCGGCCCGGCTCGCAGCGCTCCTGATCGGCGTGAACCTTGGCCCGTTGGTGACTCCCTGGGCCTCGCTGGCCACGTTGCTCTGGCACGAGCGGCTGCGGGTGCTGAACGTTCCCATCCGGTGGGGCGGGTTCGCAGCGGCGGGACTGCTGGCGGTGGCGCTGACCGTGCCGCTTGCCGTGCTGGCACTGTGGGCCGTGTCCGGAATGCCCTGA
- a CDS encoding MFS transporter, which produces MQTPRGRGRRFHPAWVVAAVAFLALVGAAGFRAAPGVLMVPLQQEFGWSTTVLSAAVSINLVLFGLTAPFAAALMERFGIRAVTATALVLIGMGSALTVLVNQSWQILLTWGLLIGLGTGSMALVFAATIANTWFTKSRGLVIGILTAAARYQLVFLPFIAMLAQDPGWRQASLLIAAGALAVVPLVLKFLKNSPADVGVLPYGAAPVDVEAKEAAPVQDSGPRTNAAVRALQVLRRASKVRTFWALAAGFAICGATTNGLIGTHFIPSAHDHGMPETTAAGLLAVVGIFDIIGTIASGWLTDRFNPRILLAVYYQFRGIGLLVLPLLLNAEVQPSMIVFVVIYGLDWVATVPPTAAICRETFGADGSVVFGWVFAAHQLGAAGAAIAAGALRDATGHYTYAWFGAAAMCTIAAVISATIRRHHSRREAEPAAA; this is translated from the coding sequence CTGCAGACCCCGCGCGGACGGGGGCGCCGCTTCCACCCCGCCTGGGTCGTCGCCGCCGTCGCCTTCCTGGCGCTGGTGGGGGCCGCCGGTTTCCGGGCTGCTCCCGGCGTCCTCATGGTCCCGCTCCAGCAGGAGTTCGGCTGGTCCACCACTGTGCTGTCCGCGGCCGTAAGCATCAACCTGGTGCTCTTCGGCCTCACCGCCCCGTTCGCCGCCGCCCTGATGGAGCGCTTCGGCATCCGGGCCGTGACGGCGACGGCACTGGTCCTGATCGGGATGGGCAGCGCGCTGACGGTGCTGGTGAACCAGTCCTGGCAGATCCTGCTGACGTGGGGGCTGCTGATCGGGCTGGGGACGGGCTCCATGGCCCTGGTCTTCGCCGCCACTATCGCCAACACGTGGTTCACCAAGAGCCGCGGCCTGGTCATTGGCATCCTCACCGCCGCAGCGCGGTACCAGCTGGTCTTCCTGCCCTTCATCGCCATGCTTGCGCAGGACCCCGGCTGGCGGCAGGCCTCCCTGCTCATCGCTGCCGGCGCCCTGGCCGTGGTCCCGCTGGTGCTGAAGTTCCTCAAGAACTCGCCGGCCGACGTCGGGGTGCTGCCCTACGGTGCTGCGCCGGTGGACGTCGAGGCTAAAGAGGCCGCACCGGTCCAGGACAGCGGACCCCGCACCAACGCCGCCGTCCGCGCCCTCCAGGTGCTGCGGCGCGCCAGCAAGGTCAGGACCTTCTGGGCCCTCGCGGCGGGGTTCGCCATCTGCGGCGCCACCACCAACGGGCTGATCGGCACCCACTTCATCCCCTCCGCGCACGACCACGGCATGCCTGAAACCACCGCCGCGGGACTGCTGGCCGTCGTCGGGATCTTCGACATCATCGGGACCATCGCCTCGGGCTGGCTGACGGACCGGTTCAACCCCCGCATCCTGCTGGCCGTCTACTACCAGTTCCGCGGGATCGGCCTGCTGGTGCTTCCGCTGCTGCTGAACGCCGAAGTGCAGCCCAGCATGATCGTGTTCGTGGTGATCTACGGCCTGGACTGGGTGGCCACCGTTCCACCCACGGCAGCCATCTGCCGCGAAACGTTCGGAGCTGACGGCAGCGTGGTCTTCGGATGGGTCTTTGCAGCGCACCAGCTGGGCGCCGCCGGAGCCGCCATCGCCGCCGGGGCCCTCCGTGATGCCACCGGGCACTACACCTACGCCTGGTTCGGTGCGGCCGCGATGTGCACCATCGCCGCGGTCATCAGTGCCACCATCCGCCGGCACCACAGCCGGCGGGAAGCGGAGCCCGCAGCGGCCTGA
- a CDS encoding VOC family protein produces MGGVVHFEIPADDQKRARKFYQEALGWRIEPVPGMDYSMVITTDMDDDGQPAAAGAINGGMMAREGQITGPVITVDVPDINATLKSVEELGGSVVMPKNEIPGMGYTAYFKDPEGNVMGLWENLPAAESGQAPGS; encoded by the coding sequence ATGGGCGGAGTAGTGCATTTCGAGATCCCCGCGGACGACCAGAAGCGGGCCAGGAAGTTCTACCAGGAGGCGTTGGGCTGGCGGATCGAACCGGTGCCGGGGATGGACTACAGCATGGTCATCACCACGGACATGGACGACGACGGCCAGCCGGCGGCTGCGGGCGCCATCAACGGGGGAATGATGGCCAGGGAGGGGCAGATCACCGGTCCGGTCATCACCGTGGACGTTCCGGATATCAACGCCACGCTCAAGAGCGTGGAGGAGCTGGGCGGCTCCGTGGTCATGCCCAAAAATGAGATTCCCGGGATGGGCTACACGGCCTACTTCAAGGATCCTGAGGGCAATGTGATGGGCCTCTGGGAGAACCTCCCCGCCGCGGAGAGCGGCCAGGCTCCAGGCAGCTGA
- a CDS encoding acyl-CoA dehydrogenase family protein — protein sequence MTAEEMRGEESDAVTAGPSDVLDLDSLLSAEELELRQKVRDFTHQRIKPDIARWYEDAVFPLELATELGELGVLGMHLEGYGCPGRSAVVYGLAAMELEAGDSGIRTFVSVQGSLAMTAIHTWGSEEQKQEWLPRMAAGEVIGCFALTEPTAGSDPASMATSAVRDGSGDDAGWVLNGTKRWIGLASVVSVMVVWAMTDDGVHGFLVPAGTPGVTATPIRQKLSMRASIQCDVVFDDVRLGPEALLPAARGLRGPFTCLNEARYGIAWGAMGAARDSYEAALDYSLERLQFGKPLAGYQLTQQKLVDMLLEIQKGTLLALHLGLLKDAGTIRPEQISLGKLNNVREAIRIAREARTILGGNGITTDYSPLRHAANLESVRTYEGTDEVHTLVLGRHITGLDAFH from the coding sequence ATGACTGCTGAAGAGATGCGCGGTGAAGAGAGTGACGCCGTGACCGCGGGCCCCTCCGACGTCCTGGACCTCGACTCCCTGCTGTCCGCGGAGGAACTGGAGCTCCGGCAGAAGGTCCGCGACTTCACCCACCAGCGGATCAAACCGGACATCGCCCGCTGGTACGAGGACGCCGTCTTTCCCCTTGAACTGGCGACGGAACTCGGTGAGCTGGGCGTCCTGGGGATGCACCTGGAGGGCTATGGCTGCCCGGGCCGGTCCGCCGTCGTGTACGGCCTGGCGGCGATGGAACTGGAGGCCGGGGATTCAGGCATCCGCACCTTCGTGTCCGTCCAGGGTTCGCTGGCCATGACCGCCATCCACACCTGGGGCTCCGAGGAGCAGAAGCAGGAGTGGCTGCCCCGGATGGCCGCCGGCGAGGTCATCGGGTGCTTCGCCCTGACCGAGCCCACGGCCGGATCGGACCCCGCCTCCATGGCCACCTCCGCGGTCCGGGACGGCAGCGGGGACGACGCCGGCTGGGTGCTCAACGGCACCAAGCGCTGGATCGGGCTGGCCTCCGTGGTAAGCGTCATGGTGGTGTGGGCCATGACCGACGACGGCGTGCACGGCTTCCTGGTGCCGGCCGGCACACCCGGCGTGACGGCCACGCCCATCCGGCAGAAGCTGTCCATGCGCGCCTCCATCCAGTGCGACGTGGTGTTCGACGACGTCCGGCTGGGTCCTGAGGCCCTGCTCCCGGCTGCGCGCGGGCTCCGCGGCCCGTTCACCTGCCTTAACGAGGCCCGGTACGGGATCGCTTGGGGTGCCATGGGCGCCGCCCGGGATTCCTACGAGGCAGCACTGGATTACTCACTGGAGCGGCTGCAGTTCGGCAAGCCGCTGGCGGGCTACCAGCTCACGCAGCAGAAACTGGTGGACATGCTGCTCGAGATCCAGAAGGGCACACTGCTGGCCCTGCACTTGGGCTTACTCAAGGACGCGGGGACTATCCGGCCCGAACAGATCTCGCTGGGCAAGCTGAACAACGTGCGCGAAGCCATCAGGATCGCCCGCGAGGCCCGGACCATCCTGGGCGGCAACGGCATTACCACCGACTACTCACCGCTGCGGCACGCTGCGAACCTGGAATCAGTGCGGACCTACGAGGGTACCGACGAGGTGCACACCCTGGTCCTGGGCCGGCACATCACCGGGCTTGATGCCTTCCACTGA
- a CDS encoding SDR family oxidoreductase, which produces MEPLTPAPSRPVALVTGVGRLASIGAGIARQLAADGWDLVLSYWADYDARMPWGSEPEDVVRLTAELEAIGAQVHVLSADLQDPGVPDRLVAEAAQLAGPLQGLVLSHAESVDSGVLDTTVESFDRHFAVNTRASWQLIAAFARQATDDGGAIVALTSDHTAFNLPYGASKGALDRIVIAAARELGPQGISANVLNPGPVDTGWMTPEVREELTAQQPGGRLGTPADVARTVAFLLSPAGRWVSGQLIKSDGGFSA; this is translated from the coding sequence ATGGAACCCCTCACTCCCGCCCCTTCCCGTCCTGTTGCCCTGGTCACCGGTGTGGGCCGGCTGGCAAGCATCGGCGCGGGAATTGCCCGCCAGCTCGCGGCGGACGGCTGGGACCTGGTCCTGTCCTACTGGGCCGACTACGACGCCCGCATGCCGTGGGGGAGCGAACCCGAAGACGTGGTACGCCTGACCGCGGAGCTGGAAGCCATCGGTGCCCAGGTCCATGTCCTGTCCGCCGACCTGCAGGATCCCGGCGTCCCGGACCGGCTCGTGGCGGAGGCGGCCCAGCTGGCCGGTCCGCTGCAGGGCCTGGTGCTCAGCCATGCCGAGTCGGTGGATTCCGGCGTGCTGGACACCACGGTTGAGTCCTTCGACCGGCATTTCGCCGTGAACACGCGTGCCAGCTGGCAGCTGATTGCCGCCTTCGCCCGCCAGGCCACAGACGACGGCGGCGCGATCGTTGCGCTGACCAGTGACCACACAGCGTTCAACCTTCCCTACGGCGCCTCCAAGGGTGCCCTGGACAGAATCGTGATTGCCGCCGCCCGCGAGCTGGGACCACAGGGCATCTCCGCGAACGTCCTCAACCCGGGGCCTGTGGACACCGGCTGGATGACCCCGGAGGTGCGCGAAGAGCTCACGGCGCAGCAGCCGGGCGGCCGCCTGGGCACCCCGGCGGACGTTGCCAGGACCGTGGCCTTCCTGCTCTCACCGGCCGGACGATGGGTCTCCGGTCAGCTGATCAAGTCCGACGGCGGCTTCTCCGCCTGA